Proteins from a genomic interval of Nostoc sp. TCL240-02:
- a CDS encoding class I SAM-dependent methyltransferase produces MAIYEQIGKSYDLTRRADPEIAARLAVHLQVTSDYSYLDVGCGTGNYTLALAKSGVWHGVDQSKKMIDIARNKSNIVAWQVAEAEALPYADNTFSGVLCTLAIHHFVALTPAFGEINRVLAAGRFVLFTATPEQMNKYWLVEYFPEAIHKSAEKMPSLEKIRYALNEADFNSVNIEPYFISKNLQDLFLYSGKYRPEIYLDENIRSGISTFALLASPEEITIGCQRLVADINTGRITDIINKYENNHGDYLFVIAEKINYELA; encoded by the coding sequence ATGGCTATTTATGAGCAAATTGGCAAAAGCTATGATTTGACTCGTCGTGCCGATCCTGAAATTGCTGCTCGATTAGCTGTTCACCTTCAGGTAACATCAGATTATTCATATCTTGATGTAGGATGTGGCACTGGAAATTACACACTAGCTTTAGCAAAAAGTGGTGTTTGGCATGGAGTAGACCAGTCAAAAAAGATGATTGATATTGCTAGAAATAAGAGTAATATTGTAGCTTGGCAAGTTGCCGAAGCCGAAGCTTTACCTTATGCCGATAATACTTTTTCAGGTGTGTTATGCACATTAGCGATACATCATTTTGTTGCATTAACTCCTGCTTTTGGGGAGATTAATCGTGTCTTGGCGGCTGGTCGTTTTGTATTATTTACTGCCACGCCAGAGCAGATGAATAAATATTGGTTAGTCGAATATTTTCCAGAGGCTATACATAAATCTGCTGAAAAGATGCCAAGTTTAGAAAAGATCAGATATGCTCTCAATGAGGCAGATTTTAATTCAGTAAATATCGAACCTTATTTTATTTCAAAAAATTTGCAAGACTTATTTTTATATAGTGGTAAATATCGTCCTGAAATATATTTAGATGAAAATATCCGCTCTGGAATTTCTACATTTGCTTTGCTAGCTTCGCCAGAAGAAATCACCATAGGATGTCAAAGACTAGTAGCAGATATTAATACAGGACGCATCACAGATATTATCAATAAATATGAAAACAATCACGGAGATTACTTGTTTGTAATTGCCGAGAAAATTAATTATGAATTAGCATGA
- the cbiE gene encoding precorrin-6y C5,15-methyltransferase (decarboxylating) subunit CbiE has translation MTEKWLSIVGIGEDGLQGLSAIALSLITQAKVIVGGDRHLAMLPTDDRREKLVWTSPISTSVKEIIKRRGESICVLASGDPMCYGIGVTLMRRIPVSEMTIIPAPSAFSLACARMGWSLTEVETLSLNGRPFSLIQSYIYPKARLLILSEGKDTPAVVAEILTNRGYGGSKINVLERMGGTHERIVEGTAASWNETEIAALNAIAVYCIADAGVIPLPRLPGLPDNAYHHDGQLTKREVRAITLAALAPTPGALLWDVGAGCGSISIEWMRSNPRCRAIAIEQNVSRLLYIADNAATLGTPNLQILEGKVPHALKDLPAPDAIFVGGGVTATGLFDICWEALRPGGRLVANVVTVEGEQTLFQWHKQVGGDLTRVAIQRAEPIGKFLGWRAMAPITQWVVVK, from the coding sequence ATGACAGAGAAATGGCTCTCTATCGTCGGCATTGGGGAAGATGGATTACAGGGATTAAGCGCGATCGCTCTTTCCCTAATCACTCAAGCTAAAGTAATTGTTGGAGGCGATCGCCATTTGGCAATGCTTCCTACAGACGATCGACGTGAAAAACTAGTCTGGACATCCCCCATTAGCACCTCTGTAAAGGAAATCATCAAGCGTCGGGGTGAGTCAATCTGCGTACTTGCAAGCGGCGATCCCATGTGTTACGGCATTGGTGTCACCTTAATGCGGCGAATTCCGGTTTCTGAAATGACGATTATCCCCGCACCTTCCGCCTTCAGCCTCGCTTGTGCCAGGATGGGATGGTCTTTAACTGAAGTGGAAACCTTGAGTTTAAATGGTCGTCCATTCTCCCTAATCCAGTCTTACATCTATCCAAAAGCGCGGCTCTTGATTTTAAGTGAAGGGAAGGACACACCCGCCGTTGTTGCGGAGATTTTGACAAATCGCGGCTATGGTGGCAGCAAAATTAACGTGTTGGAGCGCATGGGCGGCACTCATGAAAGAATTGTGGAAGGTACGGCTGCATCTTGGAATGAAACTGAAATTGCGGCATTGAATGCGATCGCAGTTTATTGTATTGCTGATGCTGGGGTTATTCCTTTACCAAGATTACCAGGATTACCAGATAACGCCTACCACCACGATGGACAGTTAACAAAGCGTGAAGTTAGGGCGATTACTCTGGCAGCTTTGGCTCCCACGCCGGGAGCGTTGTTGTGGGATGTTGGTGCGGGTTGTGGCTCAATTTCCATCGAATGGATGCGGAGTAATCCTCGATGTCGAGCGATCGCGATCGAGCAAAATGTTTCTAGACTACTCTATATTGCCGATAATGCCGCCACTCTCGGTACTCCAAATCTGCAAATCCTTGAAGGTAAAGTGCCCCATGCCCTGAAAGACTTGCCAGCACCAGATGCAATTTTTGTTGGTGGTGGGGTTACAGCAACAGGACTCTTTGATATTTGCTGGGAAGCACTGCGGCCCGGTGGGCGTTTGGTGGCAAATGTGGTGACGGTAGAGGGTGAGCAAACTTTATTTCAATGGCATAAACAAGTCGGTGGCGATTTAACTCGTGTTGCTATTCAACGGGCGGAACCTATTGGGAAATTTTTGGGCTGGCGGGCAATGGCACCTATAACCCAATGGGTAGTTGTAAAATAA